The following coding sequences are from one Musa acuminata AAA Group cultivar baxijiao chromosome BXJ2-4, Cavendish_Baxijiao_AAA, whole genome shotgun sequence window:
- the LOC103982457 gene encoding AP-2 complex subunit mu isoform X1: MPVAASAIYFLNLRGDVLINRLYRDDVGGNMVDAFRTHIMQTKELGTCPVRQIGGCSFLYMRISNVYIVIVVSKNANVACAFKFVVEAVALFKSYFGGAFDEDAIRNNFVLIYELLDEIMDFGYPQNLAPEILKLYITQEGVRSPFSSKPSDKPVPNATLQVTGAVGWRREGLLYKKNEVFLDIVESVNLLMSSKGSVLRCDVTGKILMKCFLSGMPDLKLGLNDKIGLENESQLKSRPIKSGKTIELDDVTFHQCVNLTRFNSEKTVSFVPPDGEFELMKYRITEGVNLPFRVLPTIKELGRTRMEVNVKVKSVFGAKMFALGVVVKVPVPKQTAKTSFQVTSGRAKYNASIDCLVWKIRKFPGQTESTMSAEVELISTMAEKKSWTRPPIQMEFQVPMFTASGLRVRFLKVWEKSGYNTVEWVRYITKAGSYEIRC, from the exons ATGCCTGTGGCGGCATCAGCTATATACTTCTTGAATCTCCGAGGCGATGTGCTCATCAATCGCCTCTACCGCGACGATGTGGG TGGCAATATGGTGGATGCATTTCGGACGCATATAATGCAGACGAAAGAACTTGGTACATGTCCTGTTCGGCAAATCGGTGGCTGCTCCTTTCTCTATATGAGAATTAGCAATGTGTACATTGTGATCGTTGTTAGCAAAAATGCAAACGTAGCCTGTGCTTTCAAGTTTGTTGTCGAG GCTGTTGCACTATTTAAATCATACTTTGGTGGTGCATTTGACGAAGATGCCATTAGAAATAATTTTGTTCTAATTTATGAGCTTCTTGATG AGATTATGGATTTTGGGTACCCTCAAAATCTTGCACCTGAGATTTTGAAGCTTTATATCACTCAGGAAGGTGTTCGGTCGCCATTCTCGTCCAAG CCCTCAGACAAGCCTGTCCCCAATGCAACTCTTCAAGTTACAGGTGCTGTTGGTTGGAGACGTGAGGGACTCCTATACAAAAAGAATGAG GTCTTCCTGGACATTGTTGAAAGTGTTAATCTTCTTATGTCTTCGAAAG gGAGTGTTCTACGTTGTGATGTGACGGGAAAGATTCTCATGAAGTGCTTCCTTTCTGGGATGCCTGATTTAAAGCTAGGATTAAATGATAAGATTGGTCTTGAAAACGAGTCACAACTCAAATCCAGACCTATAAAAAG TGGCAAGACCATAGAACTTGATGATGTCACTTTTCACCAATGTGTAAACTTGACAAGGTTCAACTCAGAAAAGACAGTCAGTTTCGTGCCTCCCGATGGTGAATTTGAATTGATGAA GTATCGTATAACTGAGGGTGTAAATCTGCCATTTCGGGTGTTGCCAACAATCAAAGAACTGGGTAGAACAAGAATGGAAGTAAATGTTAAG GTTAAGAGTGTCTTCGGTGCCAAAATGTTTGCCCTTGGAGTTGTGGTAAAAGTTCCAGTTCCTAAGCAAACTGCAAAAACTAGTTTCCAAGTGACATCTGGTCGAGCCAAATATAATGCTTCTATAGACTGCCTGGTGTGGAA GATCAGAAAATTTCCTGGACAAACTGAGTCAACAATGAGTGCAGAGGTTGAGTTGATTTCAACCATGGCAGAAAAGAAATCATGGACCAGACCACCCATTCAAATGGAATTCCAG GTCCCAATGTTCACTGCATCAGGTCTACGTGTCCGCTTTCTCAAG GTATGGGAGAAGAGTGGGTATAACACGGTCGAATGGGTTCGTTACATCACTAAAGCTGGATCGTATGAGATCAGATGTTAA
- the LOC103982457 gene encoding AP-2 complex subunit mu isoform X2 encodes MPVAASAIYFLNLRGDVLINRLYRDDVGGNMVDAFRTHIMQTKELGTCPVRQIGGCSFLYMRISNVYIVIVVSKNANVACAFKFVVEAVALFKSYFGGAFDEDAIRNNFVLIYELLDEIMDFGYPQNLAPEILKLYITQEGVRSPFSSKPSDKPVPNATLQVTGAVGWRREGLLYKKNEVFLDIVESVNLLMSSKGSVLRCDVTGKILMKCFLSGMPDLKLGLNDKIGLENESQLKSRPIKSGKTIELDDVTFHQCVNLTRFNSEKTVSFVPPDGEFELMKIRKFPGQTESTMSAEVELISTMAEKKSWTRPPIQMEFQVPMFTASGLRVRFLKVWEKSGYNTVEWVRYITKAGSYEIRC; translated from the exons ATGCCTGTGGCGGCATCAGCTATATACTTCTTGAATCTCCGAGGCGATGTGCTCATCAATCGCCTCTACCGCGACGATGTGGG TGGCAATATGGTGGATGCATTTCGGACGCATATAATGCAGACGAAAGAACTTGGTACATGTCCTGTTCGGCAAATCGGTGGCTGCTCCTTTCTCTATATGAGAATTAGCAATGTGTACATTGTGATCGTTGTTAGCAAAAATGCAAACGTAGCCTGTGCTTTCAAGTTTGTTGTCGAG GCTGTTGCACTATTTAAATCATACTTTGGTGGTGCATTTGACGAAGATGCCATTAGAAATAATTTTGTTCTAATTTATGAGCTTCTTGATG AGATTATGGATTTTGGGTACCCTCAAAATCTTGCACCTGAGATTTTGAAGCTTTATATCACTCAGGAAGGTGTTCGGTCGCCATTCTCGTCCAAG CCCTCAGACAAGCCTGTCCCCAATGCAACTCTTCAAGTTACAGGTGCTGTTGGTTGGAGACGTGAGGGACTCCTATACAAAAAGAATGAG GTCTTCCTGGACATTGTTGAAAGTGTTAATCTTCTTATGTCTTCGAAAG gGAGTGTTCTACGTTGTGATGTGACGGGAAAGATTCTCATGAAGTGCTTCCTTTCTGGGATGCCTGATTTAAAGCTAGGATTAAATGATAAGATTGGTCTTGAAAACGAGTCACAACTCAAATCCAGACCTATAAAAAG TGGCAAGACCATAGAACTTGATGATGTCACTTTTCACCAATGTGTAAACTTGACAAGGTTCAACTCAGAAAAGACAGTCAGTTTCGTGCCTCCCGATGGTGAATTTGAATTGATGAA GATCAGAAAATTTCCTGGACAAACTGAGTCAACAATGAGTGCAGAGGTTGAGTTGATTTCAACCATGGCAGAAAAGAAATCATGGACCAGACCACCCATTCAAATGGAATTCCAG GTCCCAATGTTCACTGCATCAGGTCTACGTGTCCGCTTTCTCAAG GTATGGGAGAAGAGTGGGTATAACACGGTCGAATGGGTTCGTTACATCACTAAAGCTGGATCGTATGAGATCAGATGTTAA
- the LOC135611187 gene encoding pyruvate kinase isozyme G, chloroplastic-like produces MAAAMEIGGIAMRNPTGRAGRTFLGTGRRWRSARKDVVDTGLAVRALMAAEKRDGRTVEIGTSNRPVNSDKLNVLHGIQSTVPIVEEAKMVTDFQRKTKIVCTIGPSTNTREMIWKLAEAGMNVARLNMSHGDHESHQKIIDLVKEYNAQCKDNIIAIMLDTKGPEVRSGDLLRPVLLKEGQSFNFTIKIGVNSEDTVSVNYDDFVNDVEVGDVILVDGGMMSLAVKSKTHDMVKCKVIDGGELKSRRHLNVRGKSATLPSITEKDWEDIKFGVDNQVDFFAVSFVKDARVIHELNDYLRSLNADIHIIPKIESADSIPNLQAIISASDGAMVARGDLGAELPIEDVPSLKEEIIRTCRSMQKPVIVATNMLESMINHPTPTRAEVSDISIAVQEGADAIMLSGETAHGKYPLKAVKVMHNVASKTESIMSNDILHTPATAVQYVGGADFSQGHMSAMFALHATTMANALGTPIIVFTQTGSMPILLSHYRPSSTIFAFTNEERVGRRLTLYQGVLPLYMQFSDDAEETFSRAIKHLMNGGYLRKGDYVTRVRSGIRSIWRDDSTHHIEVCNIQD; encoded by the exons ATGGCGGCGGCGATGGAGATCGGTGGCATTGCGATGCGGAACCCGACGGGACGCGCCGGCCGGACGTTCCTTGGAACCGGAAGGCGGTGGCGGTCGGCGCGGAAAGATGTTGTTGACACGGGGCTCGCCGTGAGGGCGTTGATGGCCGCGGAGAAGCGCGACGGACGGACCGTGGAGATCGGCACTTCCAACAGGCCTGTTAATTCG GACAAGCTAAATGTCTTGCATGGGATTCAATCAACTGTTCCCATTGTTGAAGAGGCAAAGATGGTGACCGATTTTCAAAGGAAGACAAAGATTGTATGTACAATTGGTCCTTCAACGAATACACGTGAAATGATCTGGAAATTGGCAGAGGCTGGAATGAATGTTGCACGGCTTAACATGTCTCATGGAGATCATGAGTCGCACCAGAAGATTATCGATTTGGTCAAGGAATATAATGCCCAATGCAAAGACAATATTATTGCTATAATGCTGGACACTAAG GGTCCGGAGGTAAGAAGTGGAGACTTGCTAAGACCTGTGTTGCTTAAGGAAGGTCAATCATTCAACTTTACCATCAAAATAGGAGTTAATTCTGAAGATACTGTTAGTGTAAATTATGACGACTTTGTGAATGATGTTGAAGTTGGTGATGTTATTTTGGTGGATG GAGGGATGATGTCATTAGCTGTAAAATCAAAGACTCATGATATGGTCAAATGCAAAGTAATTGATGGTGGGGAATTAAAATCAAGGCGCCACTTAAATGTGCGTGGAAAAAGTGCTACACTTCCATCCATTACAG AGAAGGATTGGGAAGATATTAAGTTTGGTGTGGACAATCAGGTTGATTTTTTTGCagtttcttttgttaaagatgctAGAGTAATTCATGAACTAAATGACTATCTCAGAA GTCTCAATGCAGATATACATATTATCCCTAAAATAGAAAGTGCAGATTCAATTCCAAACCTTCAGGCAATAATTTCAGCCTCAGATGGG GCGATGGTGGCACGTGGAGACCTTGGTGCTGAGCTTCCAATTGAGGACGTTCCCTCTCTCAAG GAAGAGATTATTAGGACATGTAGAAGCATGCAGAAACCAGTGATTGTAGCAACGAACATGTTAGAAAGCATGATAAACCATCCAACTCCAACAAGAGCAGAAGTTTCTGACATATCAATTGCAGTCCAAGAAGGAGCAGATGCTATCATGCTATCAGGAGAAACTGCTCATGGAAA GTACCCATTGAAAGCTGTTAAAGTAATGCACAATGTGGCATCAAAAACTGAATCCATAATGTCAAACGACATTCTCCACACTCCTGCCACGGCTGTCCAG TATGTAGGTGGTGCCGATTTTTCCCAAGGGCACATGAGTGCGATGTTTGCGTTGCATGCAACCACCATGGCCAATGCTCTTGGCACACCTATTATTGTCTTCACACAAACTGGTTCGATGCCTATACTTCTGAGTCACTATCGACCTTCTTCAACTATATTTGCATTTACTAATGA GGAAAGAGTTGGACGAAGGTTGACGCTGTACCAAGGGGTGCTGCCTTTATATATGCAGTTCTCTGATGATGCTGAAGAGACCTTCTCTAGGGCCATAAAGCATTTGATG AATGGAGGGTATCTAAGGAAAGGAGATTATGTTACTCGTGTTAGGAGTGGAATACGCTCGATCTGGAGAGACGACTCTACACATCATATCGAAGTCTGTAACATCCAAGACTGA
- the LOC103983367 gene encoding protein Brevis radix-like 1 — MSLKAVRVQRPREPQCPREAPAVKACEKQEKEWVAEPESGVLITLVSLPDGGNNIKKIRFSQKMFDDLGAQRWWSENYDKIMELYSIGPGHSSPTPPPSDNEPTTDAVGAEESIVPLRSSGSSAASSSNVEELATTEAAVEIQDKVLEWVVEDEPGVFVTLRSTPCGSREILRIEFRRERFGEVKARVWWEENKARLWKQYA; from the exons ATGTCGCTAAAGGCTGTACGTGTTCAACGTCCAAGAGAGCCGCAATGCCCCAGAGAAGCACCTGCGGTGAAGGCATGTGAAAAACAGGAGAAGGAATGGGTTGCAGAGCCCGAGTCTGGAGTGCTTATAACTTTGGTGTCGCTGCCTGATGGAGGAAACAACATAAAGAAGATACGTTTCAG TCAGAAGATGTTCGACGATTTGGGAGCTCAGAGATGGTGGAGCGAAAACTACGACAAGATCATGGAGCTCTACAGCATCGGTCCGGGCCACTCGTCCCCAACACCACCTCCATCGGATAACGAG CCGACCACTGACGCGGTTGGAGCTGAAGAATCCATTGTGCCATTGCGCTCCTCCGGGAGCTCTGCGGCCAGTTCCTCCAACGTTGAAGAGCTGGCGACGACAGAGGCCGCCGTGGAGATCCAAGACAAGGTGTTGGAGTGGGTCGTGGAAGATGAGCCCGGCGTCTTCGTCACCCTGCGTTCGACGCCGTGCGGCTCCAGGGAGATACTGCGAATCGAATTCAG ACGCGAGAGATTCGGCGAGGTGAAAGCAAGGGTGTGGTGGGAAGAAAACAAGGCCAGGCTATGGAAGCAGTACGCGTAG
- the LOC135611188 gene encoding uncharacterized protein LOC135611188 isoform X1, which yields MAQIEQAWHLLVALVRLGRPTPAADLAARCDLTLSPSPDTVEFLCRIPGSPLLLTDGGFVTISDSAVATFLGFLSSAVAPFVPRIAMEGSAQMRTCGNVSVTYARKRKVRPLDDDLVADVPIAKRRLLLPCGGDVEELGGLNTEVSDQLSIVKNAETAATKASQFDLMVSNILNNDVLSVGLSAPTYPLSILIKRNPLPLSLSNPNEVQSSFAIQAIRKKLCNITRATGVHEVLSDFLSFKHDYGIETSANIPKEIAPDDSKIGEPVIAVAFQDYMEQKPTHLENETETLTERGPQMTVPLTCRIKKDISETNDYGATKYDDETLLGHALMSIDGGEATAALCSQSKETSVEINPSKKSLEEFVPAEWTNEKLEPSVQCLSANLRSVNKKQSKSFVKPNTMDIPNMVAGSNNYTSSIDHQRDGCSLKKRQEKRDPKIMVKKQTMQSICKKDTPTKDHKDTFPRASKCDFDPKLLPNFESFIIEEEEGSGGYGIVYRARRKTDGKIFAIKCPHANAHSHHINNEMKMLEQFGGRNFVIKFEGSFKSGNSECFVLEHVKHDRPEVLKKEINVFELQWYGYCMFKALASLHKQGIVHRDVKPGNFLFSRKLNKGYLIDFNLANDLHQKFLKNRKHEADSIVRPNPVPMPDMKSTSRKQAKEAMKEGILDNRFKEATDDSKKHLTKSLKRSERIAMDVLPKHDNRNRCGSHAADVSGVTSAKDPTSARTDKLKQPIPCKGRKELINFLHEAMQTPSPKGEAVPTSQRKRVAAPLGKMERKPVIPTPMPLHYGGIPVAGSGTCSNKRNGKQKREGPCVGTKGFRAPEVLFKSLHQGYKVDVWSAGVTLLYLMIGRSPFGGDPEQNIKEIAKLRGSEDLWEVAKLHNCESSFPQELLDFRSLRSTELREWCVLNTKRPELLEVIPRSLFDLVDKCLTVNPRCRITAEEALMHDFFAACHESLRQQRKLRREAALESGTPFAGAV from the exons ATGGCCCAGATCGAGCAAGCGTGGCACCTCCTCGTTGCCCTCGTCCGGCTCGGCCGCCCCACTCCCGCCGCCGACCTGGCGGCCAGATGCGACCTCACGCTATCTCCTTCCCCCGATACTGTCGAATTCCTCTGTCGGATCCCCGGATCCCCGCTGCTTCTCACGGATGGTGGCTTCGTCACTATCTCCGACTCTGCCGTGGCCACTTTCCTGGGATTCCTGTCTAGCGCCGTCGCTCCATTTGTGCCGAGGATCGCGATGGAGGGTTCGGCACAGATGAGGACATGCGGCAATGTTTCGGTTACGTATgcgaggaagaggaaggtgcGTCCTTTGGATGATGATCTGGTCGCTGATGTGCCGATAGCGAAGAGGAGGCTTCTATTGCCTTGTGGAGGAG ATGTGGAAGAATTGGGAGGATTGAATACGGAGGTTTCGGATCAGCTTTCGATTGTGAAAAATGCTGAAACTGCTGCTACAAAG gcTTCGCAGTTTGATCTTATGGTTTCTAATATTCTGAACAATGATGTTCTATCAGTTGGCTTGTCTGCACCTACGTATCCCTTGAGCATCTTAATCAAAAGAAACCCTTTACCTCTGTCTCTCAGTAACCCTAATGAGGTCCAGTCATCTTTTGCAATTCAAGCAATACGCAAAAAGTTATGCAATATAACACGAGCAACAGGAGTGCATGAAGTTTTGTCAGATTTCCTGAGCTTCAAACATGACTATGGTATTGAGACTAGTGCCAACATTCCTAAAGAAATTGCACCTGATGATAGTAAGATTGGTGAACCAGTTATAGCAGTGGCCTTTCAAGATTATATGGAGCAGAAGCCAACTCATTTGGAGAATGAGACGGAGACTTTGACAGAAAGAGGCCCCCAAATGACTGTCCCATTGACTTGTAGGATCAAGAAGGATATAAGTGAGACAAATGACTATGGAGCCACAAAGTATGATGATGAAACCCTTCTTGGTCATGCATTAATGTCAATAGATGGTGGAGAAGCCACTGCTGCATTGTGTTCTCAGTCAAAAGAAACTTCAGTTGAAATCAACCCTTCGAAGAAAAGTCTAGAGGAATTTGTCCCTGCAG AATGGACAAATGAAAAGTTGGAACCTTCTGTACAATGTTTATCAGCAAATCTAAGATCTGTCAATAAGAAGCAAAGCAAATCCTTTGTGAAACCAAATACGATGGATATACCAAATATGGTTGCAGGGTCAAATAATTATACCTCATCAATAGATCACCAAAGAGATGGTTGCTCCTTGAAAAAACGTCAAGAAAAAAGGGATCCTAAAATTATGGTTAAGAAGCAAACTATGCAGAGCATCTGTAAGAAAGATACTCCTACCAAAGATCACAAGGACACATTTCCCAGGGCATCTAAA TGCGACTTCGATCCAAAGTTACTGCCAAACTTTGAATCTTTCAtcatagaggaagaggaaggttcAG GTGGGTACGGTATTGTGTACAGGGCTCGAAGGAAGACAGACGGAAAAATATTTGCAATAAAAT GTCCCCATGCCAATGCTCACTCACATCACATCAACAATGAAATGAAGATGCTGGAACAATTTGG AGGCAGGAACTTTGTAATAAAGTTCGAAGGCTCTTTCAAAAGTGGCAATTCAGAATGCTTTGTTCTAGAACATGTGAAGCATGACAGGCCAGAG GTCTTGAAAAAGGAGATAAATGTATTTGAACTTCAATGGTACGGTTATTGTATGTTCAAAGCCCTTGCCAGCTTGCACAAGCAG GGTATTGTGCATCGGGATGTTAAACCTGGAAATTTTCTCTTCTCTCGCAAGCTCAATAAAGGATACCTTATAGATTTCAACTTGGCCAAT GATCTGCACCAAAAGTTTCTCAAAAACA GAAAACATGAGGCTGATTCCATTGTAAGACCAAACCCAGTTCCTATGCCAGACATGAAGTCGACTTCACGTAAACAAGCCAAGGAAGCAATGAAAGAAGGAATTTTGGACAATAGATTCAAGGAGGCGACAGATGACTCGAAGAAACATCTTACCAAAAGCTTGAAGAGGTCCGAGAGAATTGCAATGGATGTCTTACCTAAACATGACAACAGAAATAGGTGCGGAAGCCATGCCGCCGATGTTTCTGGCGTAACATCAGCAAAAGATCCAACAAGTGCACGGACTGATAAGTTGAAGCAACCAATTCCTTGCAAAGGGAGGAAGGAGCTGATAAATTTCTTGCACGAGGCAATGCAAACTCCCAGTCCGAAGGGAGAAGCTGTTCCTACTTCTCAGAGGAAAAGGGTAGCTGCTCCTTTGGGTAAAATGGAGAGAAAGCCAGTAATACCTACTCCTATGCCATTGCATTATGGTGGGATTCCTGTTGCTGGTTCGGGCACATGCAGTAACAAAA GAAACGGGAAGCAGAAGAGAGAGGGTCCTTGCGTTGGAACCAAGGGCTTTCGAGCTCCAGAG GTTTTGTTCAAATCTCTTCATCAAGGCTACAAAGTAGATGTCTGGTCTGCTGGCGTTACGTTACTCTACTTGATGATAGGAAGGTCACCATTCGGCGGTGATCCAGAACA GAATATAAAGGAAATTGCAAAGTTGAGGGGTAGTGAAGATCTGTGGGAAGTGGCCAAACTCCACAATTGCGAGTCTTCGTTTCCTCAG GAATTGCTCGATTTCCGATCGCTGCGATCCACAGAGCTGAGAGAATGGTGTGTTCTTAACACCAAGAGGCCAGAGTTGTTGGAGGTGATTCCACGATCGCTGTTTGATCTCGTGGACAAGTGCTTGACGGTGAATCCAAGGTGCAGGATCACCGCCGAGGAAGCTCTGATGCATGACTTCTTTGCCGCGTGCCATGAGAGCCTAAGACAGCAGAGGAAGCTGAGGAGGGAGGCCGCCTTGGAGTCTGGAACTCCCTTTGCGGGTGCTGTGTAA
- the LOC135611188 gene encoding uncharacterized protein LOC135611188 isoform X2 produces the protein MVSNILNNDVLSVGLSAPTYPLSILIKRNPLPLSLSNPNEVQSSFAIQAIRKKLCNITRATGVHEVLSDFLSFKHDYGIETSANIPKEIAPDDSKIGEPVIAVAFQDYMEQKPTHLENETETLTERGPQMTVPLTCRIKKDISETNDYGATKYDDETLLGHALMSIDGGEATAALCSQSKETSVEINPSKKSLEEFVPAEWTNEKLEPSVQCLSANLRSVNKKQSKSFVKPNTMDIPNMVAGSNNYTSSIDHQRDGCSLKKRQEKRDPKIMVKKQTMQSICKKDTPTKDHKDTFPRASKCDFDPKLLPNFESFIIEEEEGSGGYGIVYRARRKTDGKIFAIKCPHANAHSHHINNEMKMLEQFGGRNFVIKFEGSFKSGNSECFVLEHVKHDRPEVLKKEINVFELQWYGYCMFKALASLHKQGIVHRDVKPGNFLFSRKLNKGYLIDFNLANDLHQKFLKNRKHEADSIVRPNPVPMPDMKSTSRKQAKEAMKEGILDNRFKEATDDSKKHLTKSLKRSERIAMDVLPKHDNRNRCGSHAADVSGVTSAKDPTSARTDKLKQPIPCKGRKELINFLHEAMQTPSPKGEAVPTSQRKRVAAPLGKMERKPVIPTPMPLHYGGIPVAGSGTCSNKRNGKQKREGPCVGTKGFRAPEVLFKSLHQGYKVDVWSAGVTLLYLMIGRSPFGGDPEQNIKEIAKLRGSEDLWEVAKLHNCESSFPQELLDFRSLRSTELREWCVLNTKRPELLEVIPRSLFDLVDKCLTVNPRCRITAEEALMHDFFAACHESLRQQRKLRREAALESGTPFAGAV, from the exons ATGGTTTCTAATATTCTGAACAATGATGTTCTATCAGTTGGCTTGTCTGCACCTACGTATCCCTTGAGCATCTTAATCAAAAGAAACCCTTTACCTCTGTCTCTCAGTAACCCTAATGAGGTCCAGTCATCTTTTGCAATTCAAGCAATACGCAAAAAGTTATGCAATATAACACGAGCAACAGGAGTGCATGAAGTTTTGTCAGATTTCCTGAGCTTCAAACATGACTATGGTATTGAGACTAGTGCCAACATTCCTAAAGAAATTGCACCTGATGATAGTAAGATTGGTGAACCAGTTATAGCAGTGGCCTTTCAAGATTATATGGAGCAGAAGCCAACTCATTTGGAGAATGAGACGGAGACTTTGACAGAAAGAGGCCCCCAAATGACTGTCCCATTGACTTGTAGGATCAAGAAGGATATAAGTGAGACAAATGACTATGGAGCCACAAAGTATGATGATGAAACCCTTCTTGGTCATGCATTAATGTCAATAGATGGTGGAGAAGCCACTGCTGCATTGTGTTCTCAGTCAAAAGAAACTTCAGTTGAAATCAACCCTTCGAAGAAAAGTCTAGAGGAATTTGTCCCTGCAG AATGGACAAATGAAAAGTTGGAACCTTCTGTACAATGTTTATCAGCAAATCTAAGATCTGTCAATAAGAAGCAAAGCAAATCCTTTGTGAAACCAAATACGATGGATATACCAAATATGGTTGCAGGGTCAAATAATTATACCTCATCAATAGATCACCAAAGAGATGGTTGCTCCTTGAAAAAACGTCAAGAAAAAAGGGATCCTAAAATTATGGTTAAGAAGCAAACTATGCAGAGCATCTGTAAGAAAGATACTCCTACCAAAGATCACAAGGACACATTTCCCAGGGCATCTAAA TGCGACTTCGATCCAAAGTTACTGCCAAACTTTGAATCTTTCAtcatagaggaagaggaaggttcAG GTGGGTACGGTATTGTGTACAGGGCTCGAAGGAAGACAGACGGAAAAATATTTGCAATAAAAT GTCCCCATGCCAATGCTCACTCACATCACATCAACAATGAAATGAAGATGCTGGAACAATTTGG AGGCAGGAACTTTGTAATAAAGTTCGAAGGCTCTTTCAAAAGTGGCAATTCAGAATGCTTTGTTCTAGAACATGTGAAGCATGACAGGCCAGAG GTCTTGAAAAAGGAGATAAATGTATTTGAACTTCAATGGTACGGTTATTGTATGTTCAAAGCCCTTGCCAGCTTGCACAAGCAG GGTATTGTGCATCGGGATGTTAAACCTGGAAATTTTCTCTTCTCTCGCAAGCTCAATAAAGGATACCTTATAGATTTCAACTTGGCCAAT GATCTGCACCAAAAGTTTCTCAAAAACA GAAAACATGAGGCTGATTCCATTGTAAGACCAAACCCAGTTCCTATGCCAGACATGAAGTCGACTTCACGTAAACAAGCCAAGGAAGCAATGAAAGAAGGAATTTTGGACAATAGATTCAAGGAGGCGACAGATGACTCGAAGAAACATCTTACCAAAAGCTTGAAGAGGTCCGAGAGAATTGCAATGGATGTCTTACCTAAACATGACAACAGAAATAGGTGCGGAAGCCATGCCGCCGATGTTTCTGGCGTAACATCAGCAAAAGATCCAACAAGTGCACGGACTGATAAGTTGAAGCAACCAATTCCTTGCAAAGGGAGGAAGGAGCTGATAAATTTCTTGCACGAGGCAATGCAAACTCCCAGTCCGAAGGGAGAAGCTGTTCCTACTTCTCAGAGGAAAAGGGTAGCTGCTCCTTTGGGTAAAATGGAGAGAAAGCCAGTAATACCTACTCCTATGCCATTGCATTATGGTGGGATTCCTGTTGCTGGTTCGGGCACATGCAGTAACAAAA GAAACGGGAAGCAGAAGAGAGAGGGTCCTTGCGTTGGAACCAAGGGCTTTCGAGCTCCAGAG GTTTTGTTCAAATCTCTTCATCAAGGCTACAAAGTAGATGTCTGGTCTGCTGGCGTTACGTTACTCTACTTGATGATAGGAAGGTCACCATTCGGCGGTGATCCAGAACA GAATATAAAGGAAATTGCAAAGTTGAGGGGTAGTGAAGATCTGTGGGAAGTGGCCAAACTCCACAATTGCGAGTCTTCGTTTCCTCAG GAATTGCTCGATTTCCGATCGCTGCGATCCACAGAGCTGAGAGAATGGTGTGTTCTTAACACCAAGAGGCCAGAGTTGTTGGAGGTGATTCCACGATCGCTGTTTGATCTCGTGGACAAGTGCTTGACGGTGAATCCAAGGTGCAGGATCACCGCCGAGGAAGCTCTGATGCATGACTTCTTTGCCGCGTGCCATGAGAGCCTAAGACAGCAGAGGAAGCTGAGGAGGGAGGCCGCCTTGGAGTCTGGAACTCCCTTTGCGGGTGCTGTGTAA